A window of Solea senegalensis isolate Sse05_10M linkage group LG20, IFAPA_SoseM_1, whole genome shotgun sequence contains these coding sequences:
- the LOC122786222 gene encoding XK-related protein 8-like produces the protein MAEFKYSRVDFILTCLGLAFLLVDIALDIFAVVSFYQEKEYVSLGILLFFLLGSSVLIQAFSWLFYSYENLKRFTKVEKSLSPCQLRLLHVFQLGIYIRHAGVVEMSVYSFFTKVCDPEGFAVFLSHDLSMLRLIETFSESSPQLVLMLTIILQRGQLNPETVLKAIGSAFAVALSVTMYHRSLRSFLPDKQNQGTKSSMMYFMWNLLLISSRLVALALFASVLPCFIFTHFLCSWLVLFFFAWRCKTDFMESTAGEWLFKGTVGLIWYFTWFNVVEGGTRIRTTLYHSYKLLDIFLLCSLWCWKTSTETSILCAICVVAVYILGLVLKVIYYKFYHPNLTKKALTGVTTDKSQTENGDEVDSSAIRRGVMSRTFIEEGPLEDTGVAEPPSAVHCNKRMRKLAANFYT, from the exons ATGGCTGAGTTTAAATATTCCCGTGTGGACTTCATCCTGACATGTTTGGGTCTGGCGTTCCTGTTGGTGGACATAGCACTGGACATTTTTGCAGTAGTGTCTTTCTACCAGGAAAAGGAATATGTGAGCCTGGGGatccttctcttcttcctgcTGGGCTCGTCCGTGCTCATCCAGGCCTTCAGCTGGCTCTTCTACAGCTATGAGAATCTGAAGAGGTTCACAAAGGTGGAGAAAAGTCTGAGCCCGTGTCAGCTCAGGCTCCTGCATGTGTTCCAGCTGGGGATCTATATCAG GCACGCGGGCGTCGTGGAGATGTCCGTCTACAGCTTCTTCACGAAGGTCTGCGACCCGGAGGGATTCGCGGTGTTCCTGAGCCACGACCTCAGCATGCTGCGGCTGATAGAGACGTTCTCGGAGAGCAGCCCTCAGCTCGTGCTCATGCTAACCATCATCCTGCAGCGCGGCCAGCTCAACCCCGAGACAG TGCTGAAGGCCATAGGGTCAGCTTTTGCTGTCGCCCTCAGTGTGACCATGTACCACCGCTCCCTACGCTCCTTCCTGCCGGATAAGCAGAACCAGGGGACAAAGTCATCGATGATGTACTTCATGTGGAATCTGTTACTCATCTCGTCTCGCCTCGTTGCCCTCGCACTCTTCGCCTCCGTGCTGCCCTGCTTCATCTTCACCCACTTCCTTTGCTCGTGGTTGGTTTTGTTCTTCTTCGCCTGGCGATGCAAGACGGATTTCATGGAGTCCACCGCTGGAGAGTGGCTCTTCAAAGGCACGGTGGGCCTCATATGGTACTTCACCTGGTTTAACGTGGTCGAGGGGGGGACGAGGATCAGGACTACGCTCTACCACAGCTACAAACTGCTTGACATTTTCCTTCTCTGCAGCCTGTGGTGCTGGAAGACGAGCACAGAAACATCAATCCTGTGTGCCATCTGTGTTGTTGCCGTTTACATCCTTGGTctggttttgaaagtgataTACTATAAATTCTACCACCCAAACCTCACCAAAAAGGCGTTAACGGGGGTCACGACTGATAAATCCCAAACTGAAAATGGTGATGAGGTGGACTCTTCAGCGATAAGACGCGGAGTCATGTCAAGGACTTTTATTGAGGAGGGACCTTTAGAAGACACAGGCGTCGCAGAACCCCCCAGCGCCGTACACTGCAATAAAAGAATGAGGAAGTTGGCCGCGAACTTCTACACCTGA